The Acinetobacter wuhouensis genome includes the window CCGCTTCAAATATTTTAAATCGACTCGGTAAGTCCACTTCAAGCTCTTGGCAATGCAAAATTGCCCAATCTTGATAGCTTTTTGCAGTTAAACGGCGCTGAGTCAGCCATTCCAACCAAATTATTCCTAAAGCATAAAGATCTGTTGCAAATGACTTTGGTGCTGCATGAAACAATTCAGGTGCCATATAACGCGGTGTCGCTGTATTCGGCATGACTTCGACATCCCTAATATGAAAACATTGCTCATAATCAATCAAAACTGCTTGCTGTTGCTTAATACGGAAATGCTGTAGCTTTAAATCACCGTGTATATAACCAAAATCATGCAACTGTTCTAAAACTTCAAGGCTCAACATTAAAGTTGAAAAAATATCACTTAGCTCAAGTTGATTGGGATGCGTAGCGAACAATGCAGAAACATCTTCAATCCATAAGGCTTGATCAAATATTTCTTCTTTTAAATTGAATTTTTGATAGGGATTGAAAATAGAAAAGTTGCATAGAAAACTTTGATCTACTTTTTCAAAACGATTTAATTGTTGGTAAATGTCTAACTCATGTAAAAAACTATCTTGATACGCCTGATTCGATTGTTTTAATTGTAACTTAAGCCAATAGCTTTGATCGCCCTGTTGGATTTGATAAACACGGCGACCAAACTTTTGACTTTGTAATGAGTTAAGCGCTTGAGGAAGCTCTATTTCACTCATGCTTCTGATAATTGTGTTGTGGAAGTTTTCTTTTCAGTTGGAAAATTCAAAACTTCCAAACAATGCTGAATGGTTTTACCAATACGTGCATGGGTTTCAATATTGGAGATCTTCGGCCAAGTTGCTCGCTCACCCTCACGTTGCAATAATTTAAATAAATGCGGACGTGGGTTTTGCAACATATAACTATAATGACGCAAGCTATAATTACCAATAATATTCACATCACCATAATAACGCTGATCTACAACACCATAACCATGATCCAATAAACGGCGAATCGTAGGTACACGTCCCATACGCCCACGCGCGAAGTCCATAACACCCATGGTTGCCATCTTGCCCTGTGAACGAACAATACGCTGTGGCCAACTCAATAAATCCTTACGATAACGATCCTCATCATCTTGCATAAACGGCACAATATGTGGGTTTACCTGACTGGCTATCGTGTAATTCAAATTATAAAGACGTGACATGCGTTCTTGCGGGAAGTCATTGCGCACACTGCCATCCACCCAACGCGTATTGGCTAAATATGGTGTATGTAATCCATCGTAGCGCTTACTGGTCAAACGCACGGGTGGAAATAAGATAGGTACTGCACAAGATGCCAAGACCGCACTCCACACCAATAAATCAGGTGAGGTATATTTATTCATAATTCGCGCATCTTCTTGCGA containing:
- a CDS encoding protein kinase domain-containing protein is translated as MSEIELPQALNSLQSQKFGRRVYQIQQGDQSYWLKLQLKQSNQAYQDSFLHELDIYQQLNRFEKVDQSFLCNFSIFNPYQKFNLKEEIFDQALWIEDVSALFATHPNQLELSDIFSTLMLSLEVLEQLHDFGYIHGDLKLQHFRIKQQQAVLIDYEQCFHIRDVEVMPNTATPRYMAPELFHAAPKSFATDLYALGIIWLEWLTQRRLTAKSYQDWAILHCQELEVDLPSRFKIFEAVLKSMLKKKAGQRCTNIYQIKQQLSQIA